From Myxococcus xanthus, a single genomic window includes:
- a CDS encoding ATP-binding protein: MTGGMWISLLACAGQLALAGLALVRVGKSPLALPLSLLSIALSTWNFSGFALVRADEDGWRLVGFTAGLMTVPCALHFILSFVGRRRSLAWAMYGAYALFGALALAMLVALGAPTLEAHLLTLRFGLLVSALAIPILGGGFALLGFHVLHSRHPDERARAGLVLLGLTLVVALLMTELAAELGLEVVRLGHVGTLLGLPVMATAALRFGLFGDDPGAPRLALHAAGIAGLGVLAYLAVVRLFVAQAGTLIICTTAVTFALVAATRRGVTAYVSRSERLERLATLGRFSAQMAHDLKNPIAAMKGAAQYLKEEHARGRSWDGQGEFLDLLLEQVERLDRVVDTYQRLARVEPLPKPVDLRRLVEGVLSLQVFASPGKVVIIRELAAGLPPCAGDQDLLANALENLVRNACEAMPGGGTLTVRALRDGADVAMEVEDTGEGMDARTRERAFDDFFTTKASGSGLGLAFVRRVVEAHGGEVLLTSREGRGTVVRMRLPVTDASLGGAGVGEAA; this comes from the coding sequence ATGACGGGTGGGATGTGGATCAGCCTCCTGGCCTGCGCGGGCCAGCTCGCCTTGGCGGGCCTTGCCCTGGTGCGCGTGGGCAAGAGTCCGTTGGCGCTGCCGCTGTCGCTGCTGTCCATCGCCCTGTCGACGTGGAACTTCTCCGGCTTCGCGCTGGTGCGCGCGGACGAGGACGGCTGGCGGCTGGTGGGCTTCACCGCGGGCTTGATGACGGTGCCGTGCGCGCTGCACTTCATCCTGTCCTTCGTGGGACGGCGACGAAGCCTCGCCTGGGCCATGTACGGGGCCTATGCCCTCTTCGGCGCGTTGGCGCTCGCCATGCTGGTGGCGTTGGGCGCCCCCACGCTGGAGGCGCACCTGCTCACGCTGCGCTTCGGGCTGCTCGTCTCCGCGCTGGCCATTCCCATCCTCGGTGGAGGCTTCGCGCTCCTGGGATTCCACGTGCTGCACTCGCGACACCCGGACGAGCGCGCCCGCGCGGGCCTGGTGCTGTTGGGGCTCACGCTGGTGGTGGCCCTGCTGATGACGGAGCTGGCGGCGGAGCTGGGCCTGGAGGTGGTGCGGCTCGGCCACGTGGGCACGCTCCTGGGCTTGCCGGTGATGGCCACCGCGGCGCTGCGCTTCGGCCTCTTCGGAGACGACCCGGGTGCGCCCCGGCTCGCGCTGCACGCGGCGGGCATCGCGGGGCTGGGGGTGCTGGCCTATCTCGCCGTGGTGCGGCTCTTCGTCGCGCAGGCGGGCACGCTCATCATCTGCACCACGGCGGTGACGTTCGCCCTGGTGGCGGCGACCCGCCGGGGCGTCACCGCCTACGTCAGCCGAAGCGAGCGACTGGAGCGGCTCGCCACGCTGGGCCGCTTCTCCGCGCAGATGGCGCACGACCTCAAGAACCCCATCGCCGCGATGAAGGGCGCCGCGCAGTACCTCAAGGAGGAGCACGCGCGCGGGCGTTCGTGGGACGGGCAAGGCGAGTTCCTGGACCTGCTGCTGGAGCAGGTGGAGCGCCTGGACCGGGTGGTGGACACGTATCAGCGGCTGGCGCGCGTGGAGCCCCTGCCAAAGCCGGTGGACCTGCGCCGGCTGGTGGAGGGCGTGCTGTCGCTCCAGGTCTTCGCCAGCCCGGGCAAGGTCGTCATCATCCGGGAGCTGGCCGCCGGCCTGCCCCCCTGCGCGGGGGACCAGGACCTGCTGGCCAACGCCCTGGAGAACCTGGTGCGCAACGCCTGCGAAGCAATGCCGGGAGGTGGCACCCTCACCGTGCGCGCGCTGCGTGACGGTGCCGACGTGGCCATGGAGGTAGAGGACACCGGCGAGGGCATGGACGCTCGAACACGCGAGCGTGCCTTCGACGACTTCTTCACCACCAAGGCCTCGGGCAGCGGCCTGGGGCTGGCCTTCGTCCGGCGCGTGGTGGAAGCGCATGGCGGCGAGGTGCTCCTGACAAGCCGGGAGGGGCGCGGTACGGTGGTCCGGATGCGCCTGCCCGTCACGGACGCGAGCCTGGGCGGCGCAGGCGTGGGAGAAGCCGCGTGA
- a CDS encoding sigma-54-dependent transcriptional regulator: MNESLRGTVLLVDDDPAVAKVLGALLTQAGLTTHAARDGQEALALLASKPVDVVVSDVRMPGMDGLQVLAEVARGWPDVPVILLTAHGTVPLAVEAMKAGAADFVLKPFDREEILFTVRKALLRAQGEEARQQVRPTGGFIGRSRAMADVQAVLAKAAAGTATVLLRGESGTGKELAAKAVHDASPRRDGPFVKLHCAALPDTLLESELFGYEKGAFTGAATRKPGRVELAHGGTLFLDEVGDISPAVQVKLLRVIQERELERLGGTQTVKVDVRFVAATHQPLEERVKEGRFREDLFYRLNVVPVWIPALRERPDDIEPLALHFLEVHAKTNGRPPFTLMTDGLAALRAQPWPGNVRQLQNFLERLVVLSDTQVIGGREVLQELARQPGLAPAPFAATPSVSALEAPTVPVTDSARTLESQRKEMERQAMADALKRAGDNRTLAARLLGISRRTLYNKLEEYGLL, from the coding sequence GTGAACGAATCATTGAGAGGCACGGTGCTGCTGGTCGACGACGACCCCGCCGTGGCCAAGGTGCTGGGCGCCCTGCTGACGCAGGCGGGCCTGACGACGCATGCGGCGCGCGACGGGCAGGAAGCCCTGGCGCTGCTGGCAAGCAAGCCGGTGGACGTGGTGGTGAGCGACGTGCGCATGCCGGGCATGGATGGCCTGCAGGTGCTCGCGGAGGTGGCGCGCGGCTGGCCGGACGTGCCCGTCATCCTCCTCACCGCGCACGGCACGGTGCCGCTGGCGGTGGAGGCGATGAAGGCGGGCGCCGCGGACTTCGTGCTCAAGCCCTTCGACCGGGAGGAGATTCTCTTCACCGTCCGCAAGGCGCTGCTGCGCGCGCAGGGCGAGGAGGCGCGCCAGCAGGTGCGGCCCACGGGTGGCTTCATCGGCCGGAGCCGGGCCATGGCGGACGTACAGGCCGTGCTGGCGAAGGCGGCCGCCGGTACAGCCACGGTGCTGCTGCGCGGCGAGTCCGGCACGGGCAAGGAGCTGGCAGCCAAGGCCGTTCACGACGCCAGTCCCCGGCGGGATGGCCCCTTCGTGAAGCTGCACTGCGCGGCGCTGCCGGACACCCTGCTGGAGAGCGAGCTGTTCGGCTACGAGAAGGGCGCCTTCACGGGCGCCGCCACGCGCAAGCCGGGGCGCGTGGAGCTGGCCCATGGCGGCACGCTGTTCCTCGATGAGGTGGGCGACATCTCCCCCGCGGTCCAGGTGAAGCTGCTGCGAGTCATCCAGGAGCGCGAACTGGAGCGGCTGGGCGGCACGCAGACGGTGAAGGTGGACGTCCGCTTCGTGGCGGCCACGCATCAGCCCTTGGAAGAGCGTGTGAAGGAAGGCCGCTTCCGCGAGGACCTCTTCTACCGCCTCAACGTGGTGCCCGTGTGGATACCGGCCCTGCGCGAACGCCCGGACGACATCGAGCCGTTGGCCCTGCACTTCCTGGAGGTCCACGCGAAGACGAACGGGCGCCCGCCCTTCACCCTCATGACCGACGGGCTCGCGGCGCTGCGGGCCCAGCCGTGGCCCGGCAACGTGCGCCAGCTCCAGAACTTCCTGGAGCGGTTGGTGGTGCTCTCCGACACGCAGGTGATTGGCGGGCGGGAAGTCCTTCAAGAGCTGGCGCGCCAGCCAGGCCTGGCCCCCGCCCCCTTCGCCGCGACACCTTCCGTCAGCGCCCTGGAAGCGCCAACGGTGCCTGTCACGGACTCCGCCCGGACACTGGAGTCCCAGCGCAAGGAGATGGAGCGCCAGGCGATGGCGGATGCGCTCAAGCGCGCGGGCGACAACCGGACGCTGGCGGCGCGGCTGCTCGGCATCAGCCGGCGCACGCTCTACAACAAGCTGGAGGAGTACGGGCTGCTGTAG
- a CDS encoding aminotransferase class I/II-fold pyridoxal phosphate-dependent enzyme, with protein sequence MPTYPSTPREAFHLLRALSEDLSHADRRPRALAELRELAELSRHQPESAPLRLVTVTVTVGASQERLELFLLPSIFAPEAWAYTFLEGLLSVPLDEYAGKRLVEVGAGSGWICIALAKFTRLAHVHGADLNPHSPVVARCNAWLNGDEALASRLSFGESDLLRGIPSDAPWDFVVGCIPQVLRGEEDLPSELSQADEQALYDLSNYCTLQNVYEDHFGLGLIARLLDEAPERLSPTGRLLLNLAGRPGRVIIERMFTRRGFDTHVRVARRVMQAADTDIRPLVALEQRTGREFEFFMEARSPEPLRAATALGWLQAGNPVWHEVAVWEARLALPRETLALRAALRALGASALQEELDLGAASAEQLGFVADLAARLARGPLMPYAHEAGDASFRRQVVRYLDRYFGLRLAEEEVFVAPEREQAVYSLLMATCDAGDEVLVSRNLHPLYARALEKAGVRATVTHTSLAEIRRLLSAFDVKMVLLTVEKGERTNLSVLRDIVAEAARRGIWVVLDESAFFNITGGVEPHTLFEFLAREAHAPNLVVLYGLIKNAVWPDLELTLLMPVPQPLRGDLEAAAEVTYSRISTLAQAFYERTFADLLSFRISFAEPEAPAPRRPPVVTLPRSRRMARLMTFPAFAPKVFREDDAELVRLDYGENEGPLPPPLVEGLIAAGVAPREPAPQTGLAEAVSAFLLESRAVRYAPDELAVAPGVWPLIHHLGVALRQRLGRTPRVYVSTPCYGVLPPTFVSAGCDVEQGPLSGLLARRGQGGGVPDAIVVSQPSNPSGVYLAREELVALATYVVEQRCLLVSDEIFGLVNLTSPTAETVPSPVTLEGAVPGIGARTVLLGGLSKEFAAGGLRVGWLATKDRALAAAVRDSGPGVLHLMTARAAAYLYAAYARSPDGQLLYSARHRTLRSYLVKMRRELAEKRELLAGALPGDGRSDAGDAGGLFLSPRMTTWLGQEVDGVRLTPENLPRVVYEHTHVVLNGGSWCGDPERVRAVFSIPRDALLRAREQLLRFGAKLRGGPSES encoded by the coding sequence ATGCCGACCTACCCCTCCACACCCCGTGAGGCGTTTCACCTGCTGCGCGCACTGTCCGAGGACCTGTCCCATGCGGACAGGCGCCCGCGCGCGCTGGCCGAGCTCCGAGAGCTGGCGGAGCTGTCTCGCCACCAACCCGAATCCGCGCCACTGCGGCTGGTGACGGTGACGGTGACGGTGGGCGCTTCGCAGGAGCGGTTGGAGTTGTTCCTGCTGCCATCCATCTTCGCTCCGGAGGCGTGGGCCTACACCTTCCTGGAGGGACTGCTGAGCGTCCCGCTGGATGAGTACGCGGGAAAGCGGCTGGTGGAAGTCGGCGCGGGCTCGGGATGGATTTGCATCGCGCTGGCAAAGTTCACCCGGCTGGCGCACGTGCATGGCGCGGACCTCAATCCGCATTCGCCCGTGGTTGCGCGCTGCAACGCGTGGCTCAACGGAGACGAGGCGCTGGCGTCGCGTCTGTCCTTCGGGGAGAGCGACCTGTTGCGCGGGATTCCTTCGGATGCCCCATGGGACTTCGTGGTGGGCTGTATTCCGCAGGTCCTCCGGGGCGAGGAGGATTTGCCATCCGAGCTGTCCCAGGCCGACGAGCAGGCGCTCTACGACTTGTCCAACTACTGCACGCTGCAGAACGTCTACGAGGACCACTTCGGGCTCGGGCTCATCGCGCGATTGCTGGACGAAGCGCCGGAGCGGCTGTCGCCCACCGGACGGCTGCTGCTCAACCTCGCGGGCAGGCCAGGGCGCGTCATCATCGAGCGGATGTTCACCCGCCGCGGCTTCGACACGCACGTGCGGGTGGCCCGCCGGGTGATGCAGGCGGCGGACACGGACATCCGTCCTTTGGTGGCGCTGGAGCAGCGAACCGGCCGCGAGTTCGAGTTCTTCATGGAAGCGCGCAGCCCGGAGCCGCTGCGGGCGGCCACCGCGCTGGGCTGGCTCCAGGCCGGGAATCCGGTGTGGCACGAGGTGGCGGTGTGGGAGGCGCGGCTGGCGCTGCCTCGCGAGACGCTGGCGCTGCGGGCCGCTCTGCGCGCGCTGGGCGCTTCTGCGTTGCAGGAGGAGCTGGACCTGGGCGCCGCGTCGGCGGAGCAGTTGGGCTTCGTCGCCGACCTGGCGGCGCGGCTGGCGCGGGGCCCGCTGATGCCCTACGCGCACGAAGCGGGTGACGCGTCCTTCCGCCGGCAGGTGGTGCGCTACCTGGACCGGTACTTCGGGCTGCGGCTGGCGGAAGAGGAGGTCTTCGTCGCGCCCGAGCGCGAGCAGGCGGTGTACTCGCTGCTGATGGCCACCTGCGACGCGGGTGACGAGGTGCTGGTGTCGCGCAACCTCCATCCGCTCTACGCCCGTGCGCTGGAGAAGGCGGGGGTGCGCGCCACGGTGACACACACGTCGCTCGCGGAGATTCGCCGGCTGTTGTCCGCGTTCGACGTGAAGATGGTGCTGCTCACGGTGGAGAAGGGGGAGCGCACCAACCTGTCCGTGCTGCGCGACATCGTCGCGGAGGCGGCGCGCCGGGGCATCTGGGTGGTGCTGGATGAAAGCGCCTTCTTCAACATCACCGGCGGTGTGGAGCCGCACACGCTCTTCGAGTTCCTGGCCCGTGAGGCCCATGCCCCCAACCTGGTGGTGCTCTATGGCCTCATCAAGAACGCGGTGTGGCCGGACCTGGAGCTGACGCTGCTCATGCCGGTGCCGCAGCCGCTGCGGGGAGATTTGGAAGCCGCGGCGGAGGTCACCTACTCGCGCATCAGCACCCTGGCGCAAGCGTTCTACGAGCGCACCTTCGCTGACTTGCTGTCGTTCCGCATTTCCTTCGCGGAGCCGGAAGCGCCCGCGCCGCGCAGGCCTCCGGTGGTGACGCTGCCCCGCTCGCGACGGATGGCGCGGCTGATGACCTTCCCCGCATTCGCGCCCAAGGTGTTCCGCGAGGACGACGCGGAGCTGGTGCGTCTGGATTACGGAGAGAACGAAGGGCCGCTTCCGCCTCCCTTGGTGGAGGGCCTCATCGCCGCCGGTGTCGCGCCGCGCGAGCCCGCACCGCAGACAGGGCTGGCCGAGGCGGTGTCGGCCTTCCTGCTGGAGTCGCGCGCGGTGCGCTACGCGCCGGACGAGCTGGCGGTGGCGCCGGGCGTGTGGCCGCTCATCCACCACCTGGGCGTGGCGCTGCGCCAGCGGCTGGGACGCACGCCGCGCGTCTATGTGTCGACGCCGTGCTACGGCGTGTTGCCGCCCACCTTCGTCTCCGCGGGGTGTGACGTGGAGCAGGGGCCACTGTCGGGGCTGTTGGCCCGGCGAGGGCAGGGCGGTGGCGTGCCGGATGCCATCGTCGTGTCGCAGCCGTCGAACCCCTCCGGTGTCTACCTGGCCCGCGAGGAGCTGGTGGCCCTGGCCACCTATGTGGTGGAGCAGCGCTGTCTGCTGGTCTCGGACGAAATCTTCGGACTGGTGAACCTCACCAGCCCCACTGCGGAGACGGTTCCCAGCCCCGTGACGCTGGAAGGCGCGGTGCCCGGCATCGGCGCCCGCACGGTGCTGCTGGGAGGACTGTCCAAGGAGTTCGCGGCCGGTGGGCTCCGCGTGGGATGGCTCGCGACGAAGGACCGGGCGCTGGCCGCGGCGGTGCGTGACAGCGGCCCTGGGGTGCTCCACCTGATGACGGCGCGCGCTGCGGCGTACCTGTATGCGGCATATGCCCGCAGTCCGGATGGCCAATTGCTGTACTCCGCACGGCACCGCACCCTGCGGTCCTACCTGGTGAAGATGCGGCGGGAACTGGCGGAGAAGCGCGAGCTGCTGGCCGGGGCGCTGCCAGGGGATGGGCGCTCGGACGCGGGGGACGCGGGCGGACTCTTCTTGTCGCCTCGGATGACGACATGGCTGGGGCAGGAGGTCGACGGGGTGCGGCTCACGCCGGAGAACCTTCCTCGCGTGGTGTACGAGCACACGCACGTCGTCCTGAATGGAGGCTCGTGGTGTGGGGATCCAGAGCGGGTGCGGGCCGTGTTCTCGATTCCACGGGACGCGCTGCTCCGGGCGCGTGAGCAGCTCTTGCGCTTCGGCGCGAAGCTGCGCGGCGGGCCGTCCGAGTCCTGA
- a CDS encoding ABC transporter ATP-binding protein, protein MAEPAQRNAIELVNVHKSFGAQHVLRGVDLVVPTGTTCVLLGVSGSGKTVLMKHLDGLLRPDRGTVRVDGEDLAWLDAAGLERVRRKMGILFQGGALFDSITVEDNVAFPLRERLHLVESEVRERVQRVLALVGLEDAAKQRPGELSGGMLKRAAFARAVVLEPKILLYDDPTAGLDPLRTQSVVDVILTGKHRLHASALVITPDVASAFQVGDNLALLHEGRIIEHAPPEAFRQSQHPAVQAFLHDWLARRARASGHTSPPLH, encoded by the coding sequence ATGGCCGAGCCGGCGCAGCGCAATGCCATCGAGTTGGTGAACGTCCACAAGTCCTTCGGCGCCCAGCACGTGTTGCGGGGCGTGGACCTGGTGGTGCCCACGGGCACCACGTGCGTGCTGCTGGGCGTGTCGGGCTCCGGGAAGACGGTGCTGATGAAGCACCTGGACGGCCTGCTGCGTCCGGACCGCGGCACGGTGCGCGTGGACGGCGAGGACCTGGCCTGGCTGGATGCCGCGGGGCTCGAGCGCGTGCGCCGCAAGATGGGCATCCTCTTCCAGGGCGGCGCGCTCTTCGACTCAATCACCGTCGAGGACAACGTCGCCTTCCCGCTGCGCGAGCGACTCCATCTGGTGGAGAGCGAGGTGCGTGAGCGCGTGCAGCGCGTGCTGGCGCTGGTGGGCCTGGAGGACGCGGCGAAGCAGCGCCCGGGCGAGCTGTCGGGCGGCATGCTCAAGCGCGCCGCCTTTGCTCGCGCCGTGGTGCTGGAACCGAAAATCCTTCTCTATGACGACCCTACCGCGGGGTTGGACCCGCTGAGGACCCAGTCCGTGGTGGACGTCATCCTCACCGGCAAGCACCGGCTCCATGCCTCGGCGCTCGTCATCACCCCGGACGTGGCCTCCGCCTTCCAGGTGGGTGACAACCTGGCGCTGCTCCATGAAGGACGCATCATCGAACACGCCCCGCCCGAGGCCTTCCGCCAATCTCAACACCCCGCGGTCCAGGCCTTCCTCCATGACTGGCTGGCGCGCCGTGCGCGCGCTTCCGGGCACACGTCACCGCCGCTGCATTGA
- a CDS encoding WS/DGAT/MGAT family O-acyltransferase yields MAAQERMSSVDALWFHMEEPANLMMITAVLWFEGRLDFERLRTVVRERLVERYPRFRQRAVAGLVGLPQWEEVAELDLDWHLSRLDVPPPGDRAALESLVGEWMSTPLERSRPLWQFHVMSAADGRDVLLARLHHCLADGMALARVLLTLTDGAEAEMAAEAPEPTSRPSTGGLASWVRGARAVAGTARAVWRKGAELAAEPILVGDLLVQGARGAAAMGKLLVIPPDPRTSLRGPLGTQKRAAWSDPVPLERVKAVGRALGGTVNDVLLAAVAGALRRYLESLGEPPEDLHALVPVNLRPLDVPVPRELGNHFGVVFLRLPVQLGTPQRRLQELVRRMERLKRSPEAVLTFGALELLGYTPAALERWVVDTFGSKASLIATNVPGPRAAVSLAGSRLEGLTFWVPQTGHLGLGVSLFSYAGQVTVGVAADAGRVTDPHALIQAFHEELDALATERD; encoded by the coding sequence ATGGCGGCGCAGGAGCGGATGTCGAGTGTGGACGCGCTGTGGTTCCACATGGAGGAACCCGCCAACCTGATGATGATTACCGCCGTGCTCTGGTTCGAGGGCCGGCTGGACTTCGAGCGGCTGCGGACGGTGGTGCGGGAACGGCTGGTGGAGCGCTACCCCCGCTTTCGCCAGCGCGCGGTGGCGGGACTCGTGGGCCTGCCGCAGTGGGAGGAGGTCGCCGAGCTCGACCTGGACTGGCACCTGTCGCGGCTCGACGTGCCCCCGCCCGGGGACCGCGCCGCGCTGGAGTCGTTGGTGGGGGAGTGGATGAGCACGCCCCTGGAGCGCTCCCGGCCGTTGTGGCAGTTCCATGTCATGTCGGCCGCGGACGGGCGCGACGTGCTGCTGGCGCGGCTGCATCACTGTCTCGCGGACGGCATGGCCCTGGCGCGGGTGCTGCTGACGCTCACGGATGGGGCGGAGGCGGAGATGGCCGCCGAGGCGCCCGAGCCCACGTCGAGGCCCTCAACCGGTGGGCTCGCGAGCTGGGTGCGCGGGGCTCGGGCGGTGGCGGGGACCGCGCGCGCGGTGTGGCGCAAGGGCGCGGAGCTGGCCGCGGAGCCGATTCTCGTGGGCGACCTGCTGGTGCAGGGGGCTCGGGGCGCCGCGGCCATGGGCAAGTTGTTGGTGATTCCGCCGGACCCGCGCACGTCACTGCGGGGGCCGCTGGGGACGCAGAAGCGCGCCGCCTGGTCGGACCCGGTGCCGCTGGAGCGAGTGAAGGCCGTGGGCCGCGCGCTGGGCGGCACGGTGAATGACGTGCTGCTGGCGGCGGTGGCGGGCGCGCTGCGGCGCTACCTGGAGTCGCTGGGGGAGCCACCCGAGGACCTGCACGCGCTGGTGCCCGTGAATCTGCGGCCTCTCGACGTGCCCGTGCCTCGCGAACTGGGCAACCACTTCGGCGTCGTCTTCCTTCGGTTGCCCGTGCAACTGGGCACGCCTCAGCGCCGATTGCAGGAGCTGGTGCGGCGGATGGAGCGGCTGAAGCGCTCGCCGGAGGCGGTGCTGACCTTCGGCGCGCTGGAGTTGCTGGGGTACACGCCAGCGGCGCTGGAGCGGTGGGTGGTGGATACCTTCGGCTCCAAGGCCTCGTTGATTGCCACCAACGTGCCCGGCCCGCGTGCGGCGGTGTCCCTGGCGGGCAGCCGGCTGGAGGGCCTGACGTTCTGGGTTCCCCAGACGGGCCATCTGGGGCTGGGCGTGAGCCTCTTCAGCTACGCCGGGCAGGTGACGGTGGGCGTGGCGGCGGACGCGGGCCGGGTGACCGACCCGCATGCGCTCATCCAGGCCTTCCACGAGGAGCTGGATGCGCTCGCGACGGAGCGTGACTGA
- a CDS encoding class I SAM-dependent methyltransferase: protein MPNLLDMPRQALMDLRSRLSHSTLVSQLPRNVVPDSLSLSSPAPQDFALADPERVEGWRRACERYVRPGQVVMDACTGTGLRTFLAASRQPKKLYAVDGSRLLDTAQWVARRNGLENIDFVRAQPWQYQMPEKVDVLLHELLGDALFDAGLVPRILDLRNRVLKPGGRILPNRFEVFVEPVQLRDEACIPFIWSQRFPSVDYSCLQTLREAMNPSYFTRVIRSYEVDHLLCDPEPAFAFDLETMVADGLPHRVRFSRPVVDEGRVDGFCLFYKVAFDAELSFNVSPLRGQNYAGMMLLRVDSREFERFDTLSFELDMVEHADVRTWRWQFT, encoded by the coding sequence ATGCCCAATCTGCTCGACATGCCTCGCCAGGCATTGATGGACCTGCGTTCACGGCTCAGCCATTCGACGCTCGTGTCCCAGCTACCGCGCAACGTCGTGCCGGACAGTCTGTCCCTGTCCAGTCCGGCGCCTCAGGATTTCGCGCTCGCGGACCCGGAGCGGGTGGAGGGATGGCGGAGAGCCTGCGAACGGTATGTGCGGCCCGGGCAGGTCGTCATGGATGCATGCACCGGAACGGGCCTGCGGACCTTCCTGGCGGCCAGCCGTCAGCCGAAGAAGCTGTACGCGGTGGATGGCTCGCGGCTGCTGGACACGGCGCAGTGGGTGGCGCGTCGCAACGGGCTGGAGAACATCGACTTCGTGCGCGCGCAGCCCTGGCAGTACCAGATGCCGGAGAAGGTGGACGTCCTGCTGCATGAGTTGCTGGGCGACGCCCTCTTCGACGCGGGGCTGGTCCCTCGCATCCTGGACCTGCGCAACCGGGTCCTGAAGCCCGGGGGCCGCATCCTGCCCAACCGCTTCGAGGTCTTCGTGGAGCCGGTGCAACTGCGGGACGAGGCGTGCATCCCCTTCATCTGGAGCCAGCGCTTCCCCAGCGTGGACTACAGTTGCCTCCAGACGCTGCGCGAGGCGATGAACCCGTCCTACTTCACGCGCGTCATCCGCTCCTACGAGGTGGACCACCTGTTGTGCGACCCGGAGCCCGCCTTCGCCTTCGACCTGGAGACGATGGTGGCCGACGGCCTGCCGCACCGCGTGCGCTTCTCCCGGCCAGTGGTGGACGAGGGGCGCGTGGACGGTTTCTGCCTCTTCTACAAGGTGGCCTTCGACGCGGAGCTGTCCTTCAACGTGTCGCCGCTGCGAGGGCAGAACTACGCGGGGATGATGCTCTTGCGCGTGGACTCGCGGGAGTTCGAGCGCTTCGACACGCTGTCCTTCGAGCTGGACATGGTGGAGCACGCCGACGTGCGCACCTGGCGCTGGCAGTTCACCTGA